Proteins from one Mesorhizobium sp. AR10 genomic window:
- a CDS encoding pyridoxal phosphate-dependent aminotransferase, with protein sequence MTAKASALREQGVDIVTLSQGEPDFDTPESVQQAGIAAILDGKTRYTPVAGVKPLREAIREKLSRDNGLDYDIDQITVGCGAKQIVFNGLFATLDAGDEVIVPTPCWVSYPDMVRLAGGQPVLVACHERSGFKLKPEHLETAITPRTKWLMLNSPNNPTGAVYSKADLAALAEVLRRHSHIHVLSDDIYEKLIYDVPFAAMAEAAPDLIDRVLTVNGVSKSSAMTGWRLGYGAGPKDLIKAMNTIEGQTSSHTSSISQYAAIEAIAGNQDHIVDFVSAFRKRRDLVVEQINQAEGLKCRVPDGAFYVFVSCAGVIGKVTGKGKVIENDLDFAMHLLEEFGVAVVPGSGFMASPYIRISYAASEDELKRACGRILAACTALSESEKTYEQSEATA encoded by the coding sequence ATGACCGCCAAGGCGAGCGCCTTGCGCGAACAAGGCGTCGATATCGTCACACTGAGCCAGGGCGAACCGGACTTCGACACGCCAGAATCCGTCCAGCAGGCCGGCATCGCCGCCATCCTCGATGGCAAGACGCGCTATACGCCGGTCGCCGGCGTCAAGCCGCTGCGCGAGGCGATCCGGGAGAAGCTCTCGCGCGACAACGGGCTCGATTATGACATCGACCAGATCACCGTCGGCTGTGGCGCCAAGCAGATCGTCTTCAACGGCCTCTTCGCCACCCTCGATGCCGGGGACGAGGTCATCGTCCCCACGCCCTGCTGGGTGTCTTATCCGGACATGGTGCGGCTCGCCGGCGGCCAACCGGTGCTCGTCGCCTGCCACGAGCGGTCGGGTTTCAAGCTGAAGCCGGAACACCTGGAAACGGCTATCACGCCGCGCACCAAATGGCTGATGCTGAATTCGCCGAACAATCCCACCGGCGCGGTCTATTCCAAGGCCGATCTGGCCGCTCTGGCCGAGGTCCTGCGCCGACACAGCCATATCCACGTCCTTTCCGACGATATCTATGAAAAGCTCATCTATGACGTGCCTTTCGCGGCGATGGCCGAGGCCGCGCCGGACCTCATCGACAGGGTGCTGACGGTCAACGGCGTTTCCAAGTCCAGCGCCATGACGGGCTGGCGCCTTGGCTACGGGGCCGGTCCGAAAGACCTCATCAAGGCGATGAACACGATCGAGGGCCAGACGTCGTCGCACACCAGTTCGATCTCGCAATATGCGGCGATCGAGGCCATTGCGGGCAACCAGGACCACATCGTCGATTTCGTATCCGCCTTCCGCAAGCGCCGCGATCTCGTCGTCGAGCAGATCAATCAAGCAGAGGGCCTGAAGTGTCGCGTGCCGGACGGCGCCTTCTATGTCTTCGTCTCCTGCGCCGGTGTCATCGGCAAAGTGACCGGCAAGGGCAAGGTGATCGAGAACGACTTGGATTTCGCCATGCATCTGCTGGAAGAGTTCGGCGTCGCGGTCGTGCCCGGCAGCGGCTTCATGGCCTCACCCTATATCCGCATTTCCTATGCCGCATCAGAGGACGAGTTGAAGCGCGCCTGTGGCCGCATTCTCGCCGCCTGCACCGCCCTGTCCGAAAGCGAGAAGACGTATGAGCAAAGCGAAGCAACTGCGTGA
- a CDS encoding LysR family transcriptional regulator has translation MDERADRGEILDEEKDLSLNAVRAFVQVARDNSVTRASKTLGITQSSVSRHLAVLEEYFGAKLLERHGRQSQLTDFGRLFADAVAEPLDTIFFTAKQMRRGDGKDANRLVVRTSLSTFAYTLLIPNLNDFSKEMSGVTVDVISTLSAPASTDSFDVLLTRDLTLTEPGDRWDFYDEQLVCVGAPDCVAGRGLEALRTTPVIAVTSRPDILPTWLRGMDLKTSDIISGARYDHHYLALPAVTTGQTLLVTPNIIVADLIRQGLLEVLPGSRAPSGMQYRGYAVDRSGNPDLARAFCRWLIRLCRKKTEEENTGK, from the coding sequence ATGGATGAGCGCGCGGATAGGGGTGAGATTTTGGACGAGGAAAAGGATCTTTCGCTCAATGCTGTTCGGGCTTTCGTGCAGGTCGCACGCGACAACAGCGTCACCCGGGCCTCGAAAACCCTTGGCATCACCCAGAGCTCGGTGAGCCGCCACCTCGCGGTATTGGAAGAGTATTTCGGCGCCAAGCTGCTCGAACGGCACGGACGCCAGAGTCAGTTGACGGATTTCGGGCGGCTATTCGCCGATGCCGTTGCCGAGCCGCTCGACACGATTTTCTTTACGGCAAAGCAGATGCGCCGCGGTGACGGGAAAGATGCCAACCGGCTCGTCGTCAGGACCTCGCTCTCGACGTTCGCCTATACGCTGCTCATTCCCAATTTGAACGACTTCTCGAAGGAAATGAGCGGCGTCACGGTCGACGTCATCAGCACCCTGTCGGCCCCCGCCTCAACCGACAGCTTCGACGTGCTTCTGACCCGAGACCTGACGCTGACCGAACCGGGAGATCGATGGGATTTCTACGACGAACAACTCGTCTGCGTCGGGGCGCCCGACTGTGTCGCCGGCCGCGGGCTCGAAGCGCTGCGCACCACACCGGTGATTGCCGTCACGTCGCGGCCGGACATCCTGCCGACCTGGCTTCGCGGCATGGACCTGAAGACGTCGGACATCATCTCCGGGGCACGCTACGACCACCACTACCTGGCCCTGCCGGCGGTAACGACCGGTCAGACCTTGCTGGTGACACCCAATATCATCGTGGCGGATCTGATCAGGCAGGGCCTTCTGGAAGTGCTTCCCGGCTCGCGCGCGCCCAGCGGCATGCAATACCGGGGCTATGCGGTCGATCGCAGCGGCAACCCAGATCTCGCCCGCGCCTTCTGCCGTTGGCTCATTAGGCTTTGCCGGAAAAAGACCGAGGAGGAGAACACCGGGAAATAA
- a CDS encoding isocitrate lyase/phosphoenolpyruvate mutase family protein: MSKAKQLRDRMAELGLVHIMAAHSPLSAVLAEEAGFDGIWASGFELSALYGLPDMSLISMTQHLDMLRAIAGRSSLPIVADIDTGYGNAINVIHAISEYERAGASAVVIEDKTFPKVTSLAAGGRQELLRVEEFQGKIEAAISTRTDPNFLVIARTEALIAGLGEEEALKRARAYVQAGADMILIHSKKKDPSEIESFARAWDGHVPLTIVPNAYPDLDATRINALGNIRMVIYGNYGIRAATTAMQDAFRRIVAEGGVQNVHKDIVPVEEIFRLQGMERTEADEKRFLW; encoded by the coding sequence ATGAGCAAAGCGAAGCAACTGCGTGACCGCATGGCCGAACTCGGCCTCGTCCACATCATGGCGGCCCATAGCCCGCTTTCGGCCGTCTTGGCCGAGGAAGCCGGGTTCGACGGGATCTGGGCCTCAGGCTTCGAGCTCTCCGCCCTCTACGGTCTGCCGGACATGAGCCTCATCTCGATGACGCAGCACCTCGACATGCTGCGGGCGATCGCCGGCCGGTCGTCGCTGCCGATCGTCGCCGATATCGACACAGGCTACGGCAATGCGATCAATGTCATCCATGCCATCTCCGAATATGAACGCGCCGGCGCCTCGGCGGTTGTCATCGAAGACAAGACCTTCCCGAAGGTCACCAGCCTCGCCGCCGGCGGCCGCCAGGAACTACTTCGGGTCGAGGAGTTTCAGGGCAAGATCGAGGCGGCCATCAGCACCCGCACCGACCCTAACTTCCTCGTCATCGCCCGGACAGAAGCGCTGATCGCCGGTCTTGGCGAAGAGGAGGCGCTGAAGCGCGCCAGGGCCTATGTGCAGGCCGGGGCCGACATGATCCTGATCCATTCGAAGAAAAAGGATCCGTCCGAGATCGAAAGCTTCGCGCGGGCCTGGGATGGCCATGTGCCGCTCACCATAGTGCCGAATGCCTATCCGGATCTCGACGCAACCCGCATAAATGCGCTCGGCAATATCCGCATGGTGATCTACGGCAACTACGGCATCCGCGCCGCCACGACCGCCATGCAGGACGCCTTTCGCCGCATCGTCGCCGAGGGTGGCGTGCAGAACGTCCATAAGGACATCGTCCCGGTTGAAGAAATCTTTCGGCTTCAGGGCATGGAGAGGACCGAGGCGGACGAGAAACGTTTCCTGTGGTAG
- a CDS encoding ABC transporter ATP-binding protein, translating into MAAITIEKIEKSFGATPVLRDVSLDIADGEFLTLLGPSGCGKSTLLRILAGLEVQTGGSIAIGGRVVDGVRPKRRDVAMVFQSYALYPHMTVQENMAVPLRMRRLSAWQRLPLVGRVLPGTKAVAAAIEKDVMRTAKVLGIGHLLGRKPGQLSGGQRQRVAVGRAMVRQPAVFLMDEPLSNLDAKLRVQMRAEIKELHDRLGVTFVYVTHDQSEAMTMSDRVAVMLDGELLQVAPPQEIYADPDDRRVAEFIGSPKINMLAARVRDGGLAETAGTSFTVPGNVTSGTGLALGIRPEAFHLVEAGGHNILTGAVRLVEHMGSDLYVHLHVPGTDHPVIARLLAERAPLISSGQTLHLGVKPERLLLFCPDGRRLRPHDHASATVLRMKERVQ; encoded by the coding sequence ATGGCGGCCATCACTATCGAAAAAATAGAAAAATCCTTCGGCGCCACGCCTGTGTTGCGTGATGTGTCGCTCGATATTGCCGACGGCGAGTTCCTGACGCTTCTCGGTCCGTCGGGCTGCGGGAAGTCGACGCTGCTGCGAATCCTCGCCGGGCTCGAGGTGCAGACCGGCGGCTCGATCGCGATCGGTGGGCGCGTCGTCGACGGTGTGCGGCCGAAGCGGCGCGACGTGGCGATGGTGTTCCAGTCCTATGCGCTCTACCCGCACATGACGGTGCAAGAGAACATGGCCGTACCGCTCAGGATGCGCCGGCTGTCGGCCTGGCAGCGTCTGCCGCTGGTCGGGCGTGTCCTGCCGGGAACGAAGGCGGTGGCCGCGGCGATCGAAAAGGACGTGATGCGCACCGCCAAGGTGCTCGGCATCGGGCACCTTCTGGGGCGCAAGCCAGGCCAGCTTTCCGGCGGCCAGCGGCAGCGGGTCGCCGTCGGCCGCGCCATGGTACGCCAGCCAGCCGTCTTCCTGATGGATGAGCCGCTCTCCAATCTCGACGCCAAGCTGCGGGTGCAGATGCGCGCCGAGATCAAGGAATTGCATGACCGCCTTGGCGTCACCTTCGTCTATGTGACCCACGACCAGTCGGAGGCCATGACCATGTCCGACCGGGTCGCGGTCATGCTCGACGGCGAGCTTCTGCAGGTGGCCCCGCCGCAGGAGATATATGCCGACCCCGACGATCGACGCGTGGCCGAGTTCATCGGCTCGCCGAAGATCAACATGCTGGCGGCACGAGTGCGCGATGGCGGGCTGGCCGAGACCGCGGGCACGAGCTTCACCGTTCCTGGCAATGTAACATCGGGGACTGGCCTTGCTCTCGGGATCCGGCCCGAAGCCTTCCACCTCGTCGAGGCCGGCGGTCACAACATCCTGACCGGTGCCGTACGCTTGGTCGAGCACATGGGCTCCGACCTTTATGTGCATCTCCACGTTCCGGGGACGGACCATCCCGTCATCGCCCGCCTGCTTGCTGAGCGTGCGCCGCTTATCAGTTCTGGCCAGACGCTGCATCTCGGGGTCAAACCGGAAAGGCTGCTCCTCTTTTGCCCGGATGGGCGCCGTCTGCGTCCTCACGACCACGCAAGCGCGACTGTGCTGCGCATGAAGGAGCGCGTGCAATGA
- a CDS encoding helix-turn-helix domain-containing protein, with protein MKIGGNNIYEEMPDLDTSGGRLSRAREASGLSVKQLAWRLGVKMATINAWESDRSQPGSHRLANLSGILNVSISWILHGVGTAPSEPEKREMAESVNAQLVRLKLLHAETGHLISRVQDEMERVGAGR; from the coding sequence ATGAAAATTGGAGGCAATAATATTTACGAGGAAATGCCGGATCTTGATACGAGCGGCGGTCGCCTTTCGCGAGCGCGGGAGGCAAGCGGCTTGAGCGTCAAACAGCTTGCTTGGCGGCTCGGTGTGAAAATGGCGACAATCAACGCATGGGAAAGCGATCGATCACAGCCCGGATCGCATCGGCTTGCAAATTTGTCCGGGATTCTCAATGTCAGCATTTCGTGGATCCTCCACGGCGTCGGCACAGCGCCGTCCGAACCGGAAAAGCGTGAAATGGCCGAATCCGTGAATGCCCAGCTAGTCCGGCTCAAACTGCTCCACGCCGAAACGGGTCACCTGATCAGCAGGGTTCAAGACGAGATGGAACGGGTCGGTGCGGGCCGCTGA